The following proteins come from a genomic window of Purpureocillium takamizusanense chromosome 13, complete sequence:
- a CDS encoding uncharacterized protein (EggNog:ENOG503P9ZB), whose amino-acid sequence MADVPLPSVEGPSSADMLTEPPIAFEARRGDSAAPRVTVTSAPSPSVPSTPSTSDSEDEYDHVGQDRRPSPAEQLSRDMQQVHLSSPDQLDMNSVTAAINNITAEQSSTRPPLQVEAPTNGSGDRTSRRSSRGRRSSSRPLAVRHQVTDEEPPQDAFNETGFQDAFRNTKGLMADIVVALESGSLHNDTGSIMHRLRNEAQDLASFNCPSTRTVAFVGGTGAGKSSLLNSLLDFKDLARASTSGAACTCVATEYRYHQSPTLTVQVDLFSVDELTEQLSNMLHAYRQFHFLQQAIDSGEMSNTDPEARDQLQADAQLALDTFRALFRGRLQDETFLLSDLETSVLNNLKSWTVTLLRSEPTAPRPGLTVESCSALLASLSSERPSSNEPSIWPCIRSIKVFLNAHILSKGLVLVDLPGLRDTNAARRNVTERFLRQCNEIFVTCNIDRATTDQGVRDVFDLARPAGLSRVGIICTKSDVIEPTEAVRDYRGERAQAIRRRMTNLDIETRDCSRIDEDIEELASAPTLSIDEQDELNQLSREKFQAAKRREEAEFELKKYIIDVRNKDVTQALIDVYLSSAPTGEVAVFCVSNKLYWDSRDKPSNDALPYLHLSSIMAVRRHCIAIVSTSQHAAATHYMKHKVPALLAEIQLWVQSTAENAGSEMGHELRDALDTIEGWLTGDLMSRRSAAQTVGRAAKRCFDEELYTPRNTLHWSRAAQNAGLKWEQWYHPTYSAFCRNYGIHRTEAAGRCNWNEEIIAGMVQCVSEPWDAVRRTVRAQHGAVVRLIEQLLDRIISHLEVQSDAIGDVVLPFIQALENHLDMAMSSVEEAYMDLEEKLSSLQTDALSGIRTSFIGRAMEGSYRECNFEGGRGSDSRRKAIIRRRLAQERLFTETMSQWRRDFRELADEMQENMTSIIESRITRIQETLDIVRQYDAEVEGDGDAAFRDRVDEALTRAQAAHRGTLRVLS is encoded by the exons ATGGCCGACGTACCGCTACCCTCTGTGGAAGGTCCCTCCTCGGCGGACATGTTGACCGAACCCCCGATTGCGTTTGAAGCCCGTCGGGGCGACTCTGCAGCACCTCGAGTTACTGTGACCTCGGCTCCGTCCCCGAGTGTGCCTTCCACTCCGAGTACATCGGACTCTGAGGACGAGTACGACCATGTTGGCCAAGATAGGCGGCCTTCGCCGGCTGAACAGTTGAGTCGAGACATGCAACAGGTGCACCTATCTAGCCCGGATCAACTGGATATGAACAGTGTCACTGCCGCTATTAACAACATCACGGCGGAGCAGTCGAGCACGAGGCCTCCGTTGCAAGTTGAAGCGCCTACCAACGGAAGCGGGGACCGCACATCGCGCCGGAGCTCTCGCGGACGACGCTCGAGCTCCCGCCCTCTGGCGGTCCGCCACCAAGTAACAGACGAGGAGCCACCGCAAGACGCCTTCAACGAGACAGGCTTTCAGGATGCATTTCGCAATACGAAAGGGCTCATGGCCGACATCGTGGTGGCATTGGAAAGCGGTTCCCTGCATAATGACACTGGTTCTATAATGCATCGCTTGCGCAATGAGGCGCAAGACTTGGCCTCCTTTAATTGTCCTTCTACGAGGACAGTAGCATTTGTGGGAGGCACTGGCGCCG GCAAAAGCAGTCTGCTCAACTCGCTGCTTGACTTTAAAGACCTCGCGCGAGCG AGTACCTCGGGTGCGGCTTGCACCTGCGTGGCGACGGAATACCGGTATCACCAGTCTCCAACCCTCACTGTCCAAGTGGACTTGTTCAGCGTGGACGAGCTCACGGAACAGCTGAGCAACATGCTTCATGCCTACCGACAATTCCATTTTTTACAACAAGCCATAGACAGCGGCGAAATGAGCAACACGGATCCCGAGGCGAGAGACCAGCTTCAGGCCGATGCACAATTGGCGTTGGATACCTTTCGGGCTTTATTCCGTGGACGTCTCCAAGATGAGACTTTTCTACTCAGCGACCTGGAGACTAGCGTTCTCAATAACTTGAAGAGTTGGACAGTAACTCTGCTCCGGTCAGAGCCAACGGCCCCTAGACCCGGGCTTACAGTGGAGAGTTGCTCGGCTCTGCTAGCAAGCCTTTCGTCAGAGCGGCCATCTTCCAACGAACCCTCCATCTGGCCATGCATCCGTAGTATCAA GGTCTTTCTCAATGCCCACATACTAAGTAAAGGCCTCGTTTTGGTCGACCTACCAG GACTCCGCGATACAAACGCAGCTCGCAGAAATGTCACGGAGCGATTCCTTCGCCAATGCAATGAGATATTTGTCACGTGCAACATTGACAGGGCTACTACTGACCAAGGAGTCCGAGATGTCTTTGACCTTGCCCGGCCCGCTGGTCTCTCTCGAGTCGGCATTATCTGCACCAAATCGGAC GTCATTGAGCCGACAGAAGCGGTTCGAGACTATAGGGGCGAACGAGCGCAGGCAATCCGACGCCGGATGACAAATCTCGATATCGAGACTAGAGATTGCAGTCGCATAGACGAGGATATTGAAGAATTAGCGTCCGCGCCTACTCTCTCGATCGATGAGCAGGACGAGCTCAACCAATTGAGCCGCGAAAAGTTCCAAGCCGC GAAACGCAGGGAGGAAGCCGAGTTTGA GCTGAAAAAGTACATCATCGACGTCCGCAACAAAGATGTCACACAAGCGTTGATTGACGTGTATCTCTCCTCCGCGCCTACCGGCGAAGTCGCAGTCTTCTGCGTCAGCAACAAACTCTACTGGGACAGCCGCGACAAGCCGAGCAACGATGCTCTGCCTTACCTTCACCTTAGTAGCATTATGGCTGTGCGGCGTCATTGCATTGCCATCGTGTCCACGAGCCAGCATGCTGCCGCGACGCACTACATGAAGCACAAGGTGCCGGCGCTCCTTGCTGAGATTCAGCTGTGGGTTCAATCGACGGCCGAAAACGCTGGTTCAGAGATGGGACATGAGCTTCGCGACGCTCTGGACACGATTGAAGGTTGGTTGACAGGA GATCTGATGTCACGCAGGTCCGCCGCCCAAACTGTGGGAAGGGCTGCGAAGCGATGCTTTGACGAGGAGCTTTATACCC CGCGCAATACGCTGCATTGGAGCCGGGCAGCTCAGAACGCCGGATTGAAGTGGGAGCAG TGGTACCACC CAACTTACTCCGCTTTCTGCCGAAACTATGGCATACACCGTACCGAGGCCGCAGGGCGATGCAACTGGAACGAAGAAATCATCGCCGGCATGGTTCAATGTGTCAGCGAGCCCTGGGACGCTGTGCGCAGAACGGTGAGGGCCCAGCATGGGGCTGTTGTCCGTCTCATCGAGCAGCTGCTTGATAGGATCATCTCGCACTTGG AGGTACAATCTGATGCTATCGGGGACGTAGTGCTCCCGTTTATTCAGGCGCTTGAGAATCATCTGGACATGGCGATGAGCAGCGTTGAGGAGGCCTACATGGACCTGGAGGAAAAGCTGAG CTCGCTGCAAACAGATGCCTTGTCTGGCATCAGGACATCTTTCATCGGAAGAGCCATGGAAGGCTCTTATCGAGAATGTAACTTTGAGGGCG GACGAGGAAGTGACTCTCGCCGAAAGGCCATCAtacggcgacggctggccCAGGAGAGGCTCTTTACGGAGACGATGAGCCAGTGGCGGCGAGACTTCCGCGAGCTTGCCGACGAGATGCAAGAAAACATGACGTCTATCATCGAATCCCGCATTACGCGGATCCAAGAAACGCTAGATATTGTGCGTCAGtacgacgccgaggtcgagggggACGGGGATGCGGCGTTTCGAGATCGAGTCGATGAGGCTTTGACGCGGGCCCAGGCTGCGCATCGGGGGACTCTGAGGGTTTTGTCGTGA